AAATCGATCTTTGTCATCAAAATCAATATTATCGATTTTAAGAATGTCGTCAGATACTAAAAATATTTCATAATCTTCAATATGCTGCCTAGCGAACTCCAACTCATTTCTAGATAAGAAGAACTTATCACCAGAATATGTCTTCACTTCGACATACTTAGTTATTCCGTGCTCATTTATATATTTAATGTCATATCCATCACCATCGCTGACCTTAGACACCCATGTAACTTTATTTGCACCATACTTTTCAACAAGAGATTCATAAACATCTTTTTCTGATTTATTACCTCTAGTTTTTTTACTGCTACTTGCGCCATTTGAGTGTTTGAATGGATTTTTATTCTTAGGCTTTTGAAACCCTTTTGTGCTTGGTTTAGTCAACTCAATATCTTTAATTATCTTCGGAGGTTTTTTCTCGTTGCCTAAATCTAGTGCAGGGTTGTCACGTAATCGCTTTTCTTCATTTATCTTTTCAATTCCTTTTTCGATTTCTTTTAACTTATGAGAAAAAAACAACATACTTAAAAGCTCAAAATCTTCTTCAAGGACATCGATATCAATTAACCTTTCATTTTGTGCATAAACTTCATCAAAGTTAATATTGGTAGCCTTAACCTTATCAAGCTCAAAATGCTGACTGATATAATTTTGGATTATTAATTCGTAATTTAACGACTGATTAATTTTATTATTTAAAGAGCATCTTTCGATAAACTTTTGACTGCTTTCGTATTCTTTAATGATTGTTGTAAATGAATATTCCTTAGAGTTTGAAATGCACCATGTATATAGCTTTCGCTTAAATGGGTATAAATTTCTTTCTAAGTGCAACTTCAGATTACGTTTATGATAATCAGTTAAGTCGATTTTGTAATATGCGTGCTCAGAGATATTGAAATCACTTACTTTTATATTTAACTCATCAAAAAGAATTTCAATAAATTGACAACTTTGATAACTATTCAAGTCTTTATATGTAATATCGTTGATGCCACTTTTTAGGTTTAAATCATTTAATATGTTTTCAAACAAGTGTTCGTTAGTTGAAAACTCATACTCCCTTCCAATCAGTGAATAAACAGTCTTCCAAAAAGAGTAGTATTCGTCAGATATTCCCAATAACTCTCTTGTTCTAATTAATTCTTCTTCACCTATGTCATTTCTAATTGATTTTTCAATATATGCAGAGCTTTCTTTCACTACTTCTCTGAATACTCTAGTATCTTGAATATCAAAAATCAGCCCAATAATATCCGCAAAACTTTCCTGAAACTCGAAGTCATGCCTCAACTCATCTAATGTAGACTCATTACTAACCTTAATAATGAAGTCACTATCACTCCTAATGTAATCATTATTATCAAGCTGAGCAGTTTCACCTTCAACTAAATACTCTACATTTTCACATAGTAATATATTAAAACGTTTAAGCTTGGCGAGCTCAGCTCTAGCAGACTTGTCCTTTTCAATATCTTGAATTCGATAAACCAATATGTACGGTGTAATCTGTTCTAAAAAATGAGAAAAATCGCGTGTTAAATCAACCAAAGGCGAAGCATTATTAACTGAAATATTTAAAGAATTTAAATTATTTATTCCAAAAAACTGAGTAACATTTTGCGTACTTTGCCTTCTGGGATAATGTAAAATTGGAACCGTAGAAGATATCTTTCGAGGTAACTTGATGTTTCCGTTATAAAGCACTTTATTGGCAGGGAAATAGCCTCTATGCTCCCCCTTAACGGCAAATAACATTGCTTCTGACAAGTCAATTGGTTGCTTATTGTGCTCAAAGTGCTTAACGCCTAATTTATATATAGCTTGAGATTGCTTACCGTCAGGGGAGTTGTCTGGAAGTTCAAAAATAGTCCTTTGAACAGTTTCCTGTGAGAGCTTTTCAAATTTATCTGTTGCCCCTACTTTAAGGAGCAAGCTTTCGATGTCAGACCTACTAATCCCATAGTTTTCAAACGCTGAAAACTCGAAATCAAAACTTATGTCATTTATTAATAAGCTCAGCTTGTCACTACCAAAGAAGAAGTCTTTAAATAAGCCTAGGCTTTTTACTTGATATTTAATAAATGACGGTTTAGCTGCAATGAAGTGCCCATAAGAGCCGTAATACTCCCTATCCTTATTATAATCAAACTGATCTGAGTTAGATGAGTCATCAAGTTGAGAAAAAATATTGGCATCTCGTAAAAACCATATTACTAATTTTTCCAGCGACATTTCCCTTGCTATGTGATTAAACTCTGATATTTCTTTGTATGTTAAAGAGCTCTGGCGATACCCTACAGGGCGTTTAACATTTAGAAAAACAAACTTTTCATAGTCTAGATTTCTCTTATTTTTCTCTTCAATGAATTTGGTATGTTTATTTACACCAAGCCATAAAAAGAACCTTTGGAGTTCTTCAGGCTCTTTATCCATCAATCCATATTGAGCAGGTGAAGATAAAAACAAGTCTTCACCAAATATATCTTTGAAGAGAAATTCTGTTAACTCACCAGAAGGATAATAGTCAGATAAGTATAAATCTCGTGCATCAACTAAAACCCCATTCTTACTATATAATTGAACTCTTGAATCTGGGACTTGCTGTTGAGATTTGAGATTCCTGTAGTTTTCAAAAAGTGAAGAAACCATTTTTTCGATAATTTTTGGTACATCTCCAACAATACCTTCACGTATTAACTTATTGGCATTAGAAATTATCTTTTGTAATACAGGGGTTGGTTGATATTGTTGAATATTAGTAATATTCCTCAAAATTCGTTGAAGCTCTCTTGCCTTTTCACTAGAGTCAATCTCAAACTTCTTGATTAGTGCGTCAAATAGCTCTTTGTGAATAAACTTAATACTTACGTAATCGGGTACATTGATATCGATTACTGAAGGTGTATATACCTCGTCATCAAGTGAAATCAATTCCCCCTCTGAATCAATCAAAAACTCTAGCTTTCCATCATGCTTAAACGTATTGTGAAACATATAAATCATAGAAGCTCTATCTTCTATACTCTCTATGTTTTTACTTAAAGTAGTTAATTTTTTAGTAATTACATTTCCACTAAGGCCTAAACCTGAAAGTTCAACGGATCCATCAATGGGAATTAATAAATTATCAAACAATCGCCTTTGGTTAACTGAACTCACGAAAGTAGAAAGTGAATCAATAAATATTACATCCGGTTTTTTTCTATAGATTCCATCTAAACAAGGAAAAACAGATAAAGAGTTCAACGCCTCATCAATTGCATCATAGAGCCCTAGTTCCATTAGTATGTTGTTTGGAGTTTTGTATGACAACAATTCGATAGCTTTATAGCTTGTACACCCTATCGTTAAAGATTTTGCAGTATCAATGATTAGGTTTACTAACTCTTTTAAAATGAATCTATTTTTTTTACTATCATTCAGCTCATTTCTAGAGCTATTTAATTCAAATGTTCCGTGAATAATAAATGGAAAGTCAACAACTAACTTAGTCGGAAAATACGAAAAAACTTCTCGAATATCACAAGTTAAATCATCTTGTAGTGCAATTTTCAAATCAAAAAATTCTGCCTCATTTTCTTTATCCCAGAATTCTTTAGGTAGTTCCCCTCTGTGCTCATGAACCTTCCATGTTTTGTGTAGTTCTGCCTTTTCTATTGACTTAATACACTTTCCATCAATAAACACTGTCAATTTCTTAATAGAATTTAGAAAAAGTAAAACTTCACTTTTTAACTCATTTATCTGTTTTTGAATATCACTAAGGAATTCAGTTTTATAAGTAATATCTATCGAAGTAATCCAATCTTGGTCCATATCATCTGCAACCTCTGGCAATGACAAAAAGGGGATAGGATAAATAGACTCTGGTAAGTTTTGCTCATGCCTAATAGATACTCTCTCTTCAATAGAAAACATTTCATCAAAGGCTTGGTGAACAACTCTATTAGAAAACTCAATGCTTAGATCATTACTTCTAATTGTAATATCCTCACTCCAATTGATAATAGACCTAAAGCCAAGTCCTTTGTTTCCTATATACTTTTTTGAATTCTTCGTACTCAAATTAGATATCATTAATGATCTAATACCTTTAGCACTAAAAGCTTTACACTCACTTCCTCTATTTTTAATACTTAGTTGATTTGTTGAAGTATCAAGTTCAATTTTTACTTCATCAGAGTTTTCATCATCAGCATTTTGCAGGAGTTCAAGTAACTGTCTTCCGTTGTACTCTTTCTCTGTTTCAATTTCACGGTTATAAGCAGAAACCATATCTGAAGGTGACTTTTTATAAACCTCCTTACGTTTAATAATTTCTTCGATGATTTGATTTTTGATAATTAATTCCTTTTTACTGCATATCAAGGATGGCAATTTTAAACTAAAAACACCCTACCTTATTAATTCTCTATATATAACTTGGCTATTTTTTCCAATAGCGAGCTCTTACTTACTTCATTTATTTTTAAAATATCTTCGGTAAACGAATTAAAAAACAAATGTGTTATTGGTTGTTCTAAAGCATTTAACAAATCACCATTACTATTGAAAGTGAGTAAGTTATAGATACGATTTTGCTTTGCAATATCTTGATTAGGTCTTTGCTTTTGGGCTACAAAGTAGAATAAGTCAACGCCAGCTTCTTGCAGGTAAACATGATGATACTGCTTGCGCTCTTTAGGCAACAAGTAATAGGGCAACACAGAACTTTCAATACTGCTTTGTCGATTTACTGTTCGCTCATCACTTTCCGCAACTGAAATGGAATCAACTAAGGTGTTACCGATAACTTGAGGCACACGTATTGTGCTATATGACGTAAGTAAAACATCATTATCTTCATCGTATAAATAGAAACTACCGTTGTGAAAGTTTCGTTCACCAAAAAAAGAACACTCTAATTTCAATCTAGCTTCAGATTTAATCACCTGGTTATTTGTTATTTTTAATACATTGTCTTTTATCGTCACTTCAACAATTGATGCAAAAAAGTTATTTTTTCTTCTTGCCGTTTTTCTTACATAAACAAGCTTTAGACTTGCACTAGGCAAGTTAATGTCTGTAAATTGCTGATTAATGAAGACTCTCTGTTTTAACCACAGTTCCGATTTAATTCTTTCTAACTTATAGGGGGATATCGCATAGCGTTCTTCATCACCTTTTACTATCGATTCATTATCCGATTCAGAAAAGTTTAACCCCTGTATAACAACCTGCGTTTGTGATTCAAATTTATCAATTTTTAATCGTGTATAGTAATCAAGGTTCTGCTTTTGCGAAAAATTTGTATTGCAATAAGCATCCCAAAAGCCAGTAAACACCCTATCTGGCTCACAAGATAAAGTGATACTAGAATTTCCATCCCCTTCATTTAATACGATATAACTTACATCCGGTGACATATCTTCAATTACTAATGAAGGCTTAACAACTGACAGGCCAGCTTTCTCGAACTCTGAATGAAGCTGAGATAAAGCTTTATCTTTTTTCACTGGGTCAAAATCACGCCCTAAATTATCTATTAGAACAATGTTTGAGGGATGCTCTTTTTCAGACTCTAAAAATTGATCAGTTACATGCGTTGCATTAAAGATGCGTGGTTCGAATGCTATATCTAGTCTATTTAATATGCCTTGTAATATGTCAGAGATAAGGTTTTGTGCATAATTAACTGAAGCAGGATACTTTTCACCAAAAGACATAAACTTGCGTTTGGAGAATTTCGTGGCGCTAATATCTCTACTTGCCTGATAGGAAAACTCTTTGTTTTTAAATAACGCTTTAGTCTCATCTAGATCTGCTGTTACAGCTTCCAACTTTTGAGTTTTAAAAACCTTCTTCTTCAACTCAAAACACAACTCTTGAGTGGGCGAAAAATAAATTTCAGGTTTAAGCACT
This window of the Shewanella goraebulensis genome carries:
- a CDS encoding DUF3883 domain-containing protein, which produces MPSLICSKKELIIKNQIIEEIIKRKEVYKKSPSDMVSAYNREIETEKEYNGRQLLELLQNADDENSDEVKIELDTSTNQLSIKNRGSECKAFSAKGIRSLMISNLSTKNSKKYIGNKGLGFRSIINWSEDITIRSNDLSIEFSNRVVHQAFDEMFSIEERVSIRHEQNLPESIYPIPFLSLPEVADDMDQDWITSIDITYKTEFLSDIQKQINELKSEVLLFLNSIKKLTVFIDGKCIKSIEKAELHKTWKVHEHRGELPKEFWDKENEAEFFDLKIALQDDLTCDIREVFSYFPTKLVVDFPFIIHGTFELNSSRNELNDSKKNRFILKELVNLIIDTAKSLTIGCTSYKAIELLSYKTPNNILMELGLYDAIDEALNSLSVFPCLDGIYRKKPDVIFIDSLSTFVSSVNQRRLFDNLLIPIDGSVELSGLGLSGNVITKKLTTLSKNIESIEDRASMIYMFHNTFKHDGKLEFLIDSEGELISLDDEVYTPSVIDINVPDYVSIKFIHKELFDALIKKFEIDSSEKARELQRILRNITNIQQYQPTPVLQKIISNANKLIREGIVGDVPKIIEKMVSSLFENYRNLKSQQQVPDSRVQLYSKNGVLVDARDLYLSDYYPSGELTEFLFKDIFGEDLFLSSPAQYGLMDKEPEELQRFFLWLGVNKHTKFIEEKNKRNLDYEKFVFLNVKRPVGYRQSSLTYKEISEFNHIAREMSLEKLVIWFLRDANIFSQLDDSSNSDQFDYNKDREYYGSYGHFIAAKPSFIKYQVKSLGLFKDFFFGSDKLSLLINDISFDFEFSAFENYGISRSDIESLLLKVGATDKFEKLSQETVQRTIFELPDNSPDGKQSQAIYKLGVKHFEHNKQPIDLSEAMLFAVKGEHRGYFPANKVLYNGNIKLPRKISSTVPILHYPRRQSTQNVTQFFGINNLNSLNISVNNASPLVDLTRDFSHFLEQITPYILVYRIQDIEKDKSARAELAKLKRFNILLCENVEYLVEGETAQLDNNDYIRSDSDFIIKVSNESTLDELRHDFEFQESFADIIGLIFDIQDTRVFREVVKESSAYIEKSIRNDIGEEELIRTRELLGISDEYYSFWKTVYSLIGREYEFSTNEHLFENILNDLNLKSGINDITYKDLNSYQSCQFIEILFDELNIKVSDFNISEHAYYKIDLTDYHKRNLKLHLERNLYPFKRKLYTWCISNSKEYSFTTIIKEYESSQKFIERCSLNNKINQSLNYELIIQNYISQHFELDKVKATNINFDEVYAQNERLIDIDVLEEDFELLSMLFFSHKLKEIEKGIEKINEEKRLRDNPALDLGNEKKPPKIIKDIELTKPSTKGFQKPKNKNPFKHSNGASSSKKTRGNKSEKDVYESLVEKYGANKVTWVSKVSDGDGYDIKYINEHGITKYVEVKTYSGDKFFLSRNELEFARQHIEDYEIFLVSDDILKIDNIDFDDKDRFHLESREYVVSLSIQCLKA